In one window of Macrotis lagotis isolate mMagLag1 chromosome 5, bilby.v1.9.chrom.fasta, whole genome shotgun sequence DNA:
- the LOC141489917 gene encoding trace amine-associated receptor 3: MDITYIPSDLSSCLKFGNKSCPPTTRSLSVRVIMYSFMTGAMFITIFGNLVIMISISHFKQLHSPTNFLILSMATTDFLLGFIIMPYSMVRSVESCWYFGDGFCKFHASFDMMLSLTSIFHLCSISIDRFYAVCYPLHYTTKMTTSTIKRLLAFCWSAPAIFSFGLVLSEANVSGMEAYEILVACFKFCALTFNKFWGTILFTTCFFTPGSIMIGIYGKIFIVSKRHARVISNMPKNSKEESRKNISKKKDRKAAKTLGIVMGVFLACWLPCFIAVLVDPYLGYSTPMVVLDLLVWLGYFNSTCNPLIHGFFYPWFRNALKYILSGKIFNSHSGTANLFPETH; encoded by the coding sequence ATGGATATTACTTACATTCCTTCTGACTTATCCAGTTGTCTGAAATTTGGGAATAAATCCTGCCCACCTACTACCAGATCCCTTTCTGTACGAGTCATAATGTATTCATTCATGACAGGAGCCATGTTTATCACTATCTTTGGAAACCTTGTTATAATGATTTCCATATCCCATTTCAAACAGCTTCATTCTCCTACCAACTTCTTGATCCTCTCCATGGCAACCACTGACTTTCTTCTGGGATTCATCATTATGCCTTATAGCATGGTCAGGTCAGTGGAGAGCTGTTGGTATTTTGGAGATGGTTTTTGCAAATTCCATGCAAGCTTTGATATGATGCTGAGTCTGacttccatttttcatctttgttccaTTTCAATCGATCGGTTTTATGCTGTGTGTTATCCTTTGCATTACACTACCAAGATGACCACATCCACAATAAAGAGACTGCTAGCTTTTTGCTGGTCAGCACCAGCCATCTTCTCCTTTGGTTTGGTCTTGTCAGAGGCTAATGTCTCAGGAATGGAAGCTTATGAGATTCTTGTTGCTTGCTTCAAATTCTGTGCTCTCACTTTCAACAAATTTTGGGGAACCATACTCTTTACTACTTGTTTCTTTACTCCTGGCTCCATCATGATTGGTATCTATGGGAAAATCTTTATAGTTTCCAAACGACATGCTCGAGTAATTAGCAATATGcctaaaaattcaaaagaagagagcagaaaaaatatatctaagaaaaaagacaggaaagCAGCCAAGACTCTGGGCATTGTAATGGGGGTGTTTCTGGCCTGCTGGTTGCCATGTTTCATTGCTGTTTTAGTTGATCCATATTTAGGCTATTCTACTCCTATGGTAGTGCTTGATCTTCTAGTGTGGCTTGGATATTTTAATTCTACCTGCAATCCATTAATTCATGGCTTTTTTTACCCTTGGTTTAGAAATGCACTTAAGTACATTTTATCTGGCAAAATCTTCAACTCACATTCAGGTACAGCAAACCTGTTCCCTGAAACCCATTAA